The genomic region CCCGCGAGGTGGCCGGCGCGGATGGCCATGTCCACCGGGTTCACCCCGGCGGCGTGCACCCGCACCAGCACGGTGTCGGGACCCACCGGCGGGTCGGGCAGGTCGTCGCGCAGCTGGAGGACGTCGTCGTCGCCGAACCGGTCGTAGGCCATTCCTCGCATGCGGATCACCGTAGGCGGACGGCGGTCGGCCGGCTCGTGGGGCCGTCGGTCAGCGCCGGCCCTTCACGTACCGGCCGAAGGCCTTCTGCATCTCCCGGCGCGAGTCGCGCTCGGCGAGGTCCTGCCGCTTGTCGTAGGACTTCTTGCCCTTGGCGAGGGCGAGAGTGGCCTTGACCTTGCCGTCCTTGAAGTACAGGTCCAGCGGGACGAGCGTCAGCCCGCCCTCCTTGATCTTGCCCAGCAGCTTGTCGATCTCGGCGCGGTGCATGAGCACCTTGCGCTTGCGCCGCGGGGCGTGGTTGGTCCAGGTGCCCTGCGCGTACTCGGGGATGTGCACGTGCTGCAGCCACACCTCCCCGTCGTCGATGGAGGCGAACCCGTCGACGAGCGAGGCACGGCCGGCGCGGAGGCTCTTCACCTCGGTGCCGGTCAGCGCGAGGCCGACCTCGTAGGTGTCGAGGATCGAGTAGTCGTGCCGCGCCTTCTTGTTCTGGGCGATGAACTTGCGCCCCTGTTCCCGCGGCATGACCCCAGGCTACTTGGCCCTCTTCCGGCCAGATCGCGGGTTACAGCCGGACGTAGAGCCGCAGCGTGACGTACGCGGCGATGCCGGCCAGGCCGACGCCGGCGGCCGTGATGATCGCACCGGTCACCGCGATCTGATCCCAGTCGATCCCGGTGATGATCCCGGCCTTGATCGGCCCGGCCAGCGTCCGGTCGACGAACATCACCTTGGTGAGGACGAGCCCGCCCACTGCGAGCAGCCCGCCGACGAGCCCGGCGAGCGCGGCCTCGAGGATGAAGGGCAGCTGGGTGTACCAGCGCGAGGCGCCGACCAGCCGCATGATGTTCGTTTCGTTGCGCCGGTTGAACGCGGCCAACTGGATCGTGTTCGAGATCAGGAGCAGCGCCGCCAGCGCCTGGACCACCGCCACGGCGATCGTCGCGTTGCGGGCACCGTTGAGCAGACCGAAGAGCCGGTCGAGGAAGTCGCCCTCGTCGGCCACCTTGTCCACGCCGTTCTGACCGTTCGGGAACTCGGCGGCGATGACCGCGTAGCGCTCAGGGTTGACCAACTCGACGCGGAAACTCTCCGGGAGCGCGTCGGCCGGGGTGTTCTCGACCAGCTCGGGCTGCTGGCTGAACTGCTGCCGGAAGCGCTCGTAGGCTTCCTCCTTCGACTCGTACAGGAAGCTCTGCACCTCCGGCGAGGACTCCAGCTGCGACTCGATGGCCGAGCGCTGCTCGTCGGTGACGTCGTCGGCCAGGAAGATGGAGACCTGCACCTTGTCGTAGTAGATCTCCTTCATCTCGTTGATCATCGAGGCGATCAGCAGGCCGGTGCCCATCAGCCCGAGCGAGATGGCCGTCGTCAGGATCATCGCGACCGTCATGGTCAGGTTGCGACGCAGCCCGGTGGCCACCTCGGAGAGGACGAAGTTGACGCGCATGGATCCCCTGTCGTGGAGTTCAGCTGTGGGTCGGCTCGGGGGTCAGCAGCCGCTGGTCTAGCGGCCGACCCCGTACACGCCACGCGACTGGTCGCGGGTGAGAACTCCCCCGTTGAGCTCGATGACGCGGCGGCGCATGGAGTCCACGATGTGGTAGTCGTGCGTCGCCATGATCACCGTGGTGCCGGTGCGGTTGATCCGCTCGAGCAGCAGCATGATGCCCTCGCTCGTCTCCGGATCGAGGTTTCCCGTCGGTTCGTCGGCGAGCAGGACCAGCGGCCGGTTGACGAACGCGCGGGCGATGGCCACCCGCTGCTGCTCACCCCCGGACAGCTCGCTGGGCAGCCGGTGCGCCTTGCCCTCGAGACCGACCATCTCGAGCACCTCGGGCACGACCCGCTTGATCGTCCGCGACGGCTTGTTGATGACCTCGAGTGCGAAGGCGACGTTCTGGGCGACGGTGCGGTCGCGGAGAAGGCGGAAGTCCTGGAAGACGCAGCCCATGGTCCGGCGCAGCTTGGGCACCTGCCACTTGCTCATCGTGTTCAACGTCTTGCCGTTGACGATCACGTTGCCGGAGGTCGGGGTGTCCTCCTTCAGCAGCAGCCGGAGGAACGTCGACTTCCCCGAGCCGGAGGACCCGATGAGGAAGACGAACTCGCCCTTGTCGATCTCGGTGGACACGTCGTCGAGGGCCGGCCGGCCGCTGGCCGGGTAGAGCTTGGTGACGTGTTGCAATTCGATCACGAGGCGCCACGGTACCTGCCCAGGCCATGACAATCCTGCCTCCGCCACGGAACTCGCGGGACTCGTTCCCGCGCTGCACCACCGGCCCCCGGAAACCCCCCGGTCACCGCTCGCGGACGGTCCCGTCCGGCTCTGAGGAGGCCCGGAATGTGAGCTCCACGACGTCAGGGGGCGTCGACGGTCTCCTGCTGGCGACGCCACCGGATGCCCGACTCGATGAAGGCGTCGATCTCGCCGTCCAGCACGGCGGCGGTGTTGCCGGTCTCCTGCTCGGTCCGCAGGTCCTTGACCATCTGGTACGGGTGGAGGACGTAGGAGCGCATCTGGTTGCCCCAGCTGCTGCCCTCCCCCTTCAGCGCGTCCATCTCCGCCTTCTGCTCCTGCTGGCGGACGACGAGCAGCCGGGCCTGCAGCACGCGCAGCGCGGCAGCGCGGTTCTGGATCTGGCTCTTCTCGTTCTGGCAGGACACCACGATGCCGGTCGGGATGTGGGTCATGCGGACGGCGGAGTCGGTGGTGTTGACGCTCTGCCCGCCCGGACCCGACGACCGGAAGACGTCGACCCGGATCTCGTTCTCGGGGATGTCGACGTGGTCGGTCTGCTCGACGACGGGCAGCACCTCCACCCCGGCGAAGGAGGTCTGCCGGCGGCCCTGGTTGTCGAACGGCGAGATGCGCACCAGCCGGTGGGTGCCCTGCTCGACCGAGAGGGTGCCGTAGGCGTAGGGCACCTTGACGGCGAAGGTGGCCGACTTGATGCCGGCCTCCTCGGCGTAGCTGACGTCGTAGACCTCGGTCGGGTACTTGTGGCGCTCGGCCCACCGCAGGTACATGCGCATCAGCATCTCGGCGAAGTCGGCCGCGTCGACGCCGCCGGCCTCCGACCGGATCGTCACCAGGGCCTCGCGGGAGTCGTACTCGCCGTTGAGCAGGGTGCGGACCTCGAGCTCGTCGATGACGGTGCGGATGCTGGCGAGCTCGCGCTCGGTCTCGGCGGTGGTGGCCTCGTCGCCCTCCTCCTCCGCCATCTCGTGCATCAGGGCGACGTCGTCGAGGCGGCTGCGCAGCTCCTCCACCCGGCGCAGATCTCCCTGCAGGTAGGAGAGGCGCGAGGTGAGCGCCTGGGCGGCCTCGACGTCGTTCCAGAGATCCGGCGCGGCGGCCTGCTGCTCGAGGTCGGCGATCTCGTTGCGCATGTCGTCGATGCGCAGGACGGCCTCGATCGACTTCAGGGTCGTGTTGAGCTCGTCGAGTACGACGGAGAAGTCGGCAGCCACGTCTAGCCAGGGTAGTGCGCCCCTCGCCGGGGTAGGCATCCGTGGCATGACCGATCCACAAAAGCCCCGCTCGCAGCCTGAATACGAACGCGGGCTACCCGACTACCACGACCCCACGGCGGGGTTCGCCGGCGCGCGACCGGCCCAGTCGGCGCTCACGCTCCGGCTGGTGCTGGCCGTCTTCGGCCTCGTGGTCTGCATCGCCGGCGGTCTCGCCTGGCTGGCCACCGACCTCCCGACGTGGCCGGGCGTCGTGCTCCTCGTGCTGGGGGCGGTCGCCGCCGTCGACATCGTGGTGATCGTGCGACGCAAGGCCCGCGGCGAACCCGGCTGACGTCCGATCAGCGCCGCGGTGCCGCCGCCGTGGCGCTGCCCAGTGCGGCCCTGCCGGCGCGGGCGGAGCGGCGGGTCGCCAGCCAGCTCGTCAGCTGCTCGGCCGGCATCGGGCTGGCGATGTGGAATCCCTGCGCGTACGTGCAGCCCAGTTCCGTGGCGAGCGCGAGCTGCTCCGCGGTCTCGACGCCCTCGGCGAGGCTGCGCATGCCGCAGGCCCTGGCCAGCCCCACGACGGCCGCGATCGCCGCCGTCGACTGGCTCGGGCGGTCCGGGGCTCCGACCACCAGGCTGCGGTCGATCTTCAGCACGCCGGCCGGGATGTTCACCAGCTGGCCGAGCGAGGAGTAGCCGGTACCGAAGTCGTCGATCGCGACCTCCACCCCCGACCGGCGCAGGGCGGCGAGCTGGGCCGCGGCCCGTTCGGCGTCCTCGGCCACGCAGCTCTCCGTCAGCTCGACGATCAGGTGCTCGGGCGCCAGCCCCGAGGCGGCGAGCGCCTCCGCGACGTCGCGCACGAGGGTGCCGGCAGCCAGCGCCGCGGGACTGATGTTGACGCCCCACAGGAGAGGAAAGCCCCGCCGTACCCATTCCGCGGCCTGGCGGGTCGCCTCGCCCAGCACCCAGCGGGTCAACGGACCGATCAGCTCGGACTGCTCGGCCACCGGGATGAACTCGCAGGGCCCGACCAGGCCGCGCTCGGGGTGCTGCCAGCGAACCAGCGCCTCCGCTCCCGCGACCTCGCCGCTCGGCAGGTCGAGGACGGGCTGGTAGTGGAGGACGAGCTGGTTGCCGTCGATGGCATCGCGCAACTCGCCGGCGAGCTGGACCTTCCGCTGCACGGCGGTGCGCAGGTCGGCGCTGAACACGTGGATCCGGTTCCGGCCGGCCGCCTTGGCGGCGTACATCGCCAGGTCTGCGTCGCGCACGAGATCGGTCGAGCGCACCATGGCCGGTCGCGGACTGCCGGCACCGGCGATGCCGATGCTCGCGCTGAGCCGCACGCTGCGGCCGGCGAGCTCGAAGGGTTGCTCGAAGATGGCCTGGCAGCGCTGGGCCAAGATCTCCGCGCCGTCCGCGTCGCAATCCCGGCAGAGGACGACGAACTCGTCACCACCGAGCCGGCCCACGGTGTCCTGGCCACGGGTCCCGGCGATGAGCCGGTCGGCCAGCTGCCGGAGCAACTGGTCGCCCAGCTCGTGACCGAGGGAGTCGTTGACGTCCTTGAACCCGTCCACGTCGAGGAAGAGCACCGCCACCGGCGTCAGGTCGGGGTTGCGCAGCTCGGCGTCGATCAGCTCGTGCAGGTGCGCCCGGTTGGGGAGCTCGGTGAGGTGGTCGTGGCGGGCCCGCCAGGTCGCGGCTTGCTCGGCCTGCACGCGGGAGGTGATGTCGGTGTGCGTGACGACGACGTGCCCCGCCTGGTCGACGCGGGAGCCGTGCACGTGGAACCAGCGTGTTCCTCCGAGGGGGTGGGGGAACGAGTAGTCGAGCGAGACCTCGTCGCGTTCGCCTCGCGCCAGTTCCTGGAGGGAGGCGACCATGGCCCGGGAGACCGCGTCGTCGCGCAGGCTGAGCGCCATGTCGTAGTAGTTGGCTCCGATGCCGACCTGGAAGCGGAGGTCCGCGTAGGTCCTGGACCGCGTGGTCCAGGCCTGGTTCCCCAGCAGCATCCGTCCTTCGGGGTCGAGGAGGCACGTCGGCGACGGCACGGCGTCCAGCACCGCCTCCACGAGGACGGCGTCGCGATCGGAGGCACCCGCGTGACGGTGCACGTCCAGGGGCAGCTCGGGCTTGCCCGGTCCGTCTCGTCGCACGTCTCCCCCGGTGATCGCGGACGCGTCCGACGGCGTCCTACTGGTTCCATCGGCAGGAGTGACCGCGGGCACAGCCTGCTGAGGCGGCCCTACCCGAAAAGGAGGAGCCGGCATCCTCGGCGTCTCATGGTGACCGCGTCTCCTCGGTGATCCACCGGAGGTACGCCGGGTTGCCGGCCAGGAGTGGCATCGCGATGACGCACGGGACCTCGTACGGGTGCAGCTCGACGGCACGGGCGGTGATCGCCGGCACCAGCGACAGCCGGGTGTGCAGCGCCACCCTGGCCTCGGGCTCGTCCTCGACCTTCCCCTGCCAGCGGTAGACCGACCGGATCGCGTCCAGCAGGTGACCGCAGGCGGCCAGGCGCTCCTCCACGAGCGTGCGGGTGAAGCCGGCCAGCCAGGCGGCATCCGCGGCCGTGACGACGACCTCGCAGCACTCCTCGTCCACGCCGTCATCCTCACCGGAGGAGATCCGGGCGTGGAACCTCGGCCCGCACGGGTAGGTGCCGGGCATGACCGACGACATGACGATCCAGATCGACAGCGAGCAGTACGTCATCCGGCAGGACGGCGAGGGCATGCAGGTGGGGCGGCGCAACGGCGACGACGTCGTCTGGCTGGAGACCGTGGACCTCGACCTGCTCCCCGGGCCGGCCCGGGCGGCGCTCGAGCGCGGCGACACCTCCGACCAGGCGCTGCTGACCGCCCTGCGCGGGGTCACGCAGGCCGAGACCGAGCGCGGCGCCTGAGCTCAGTCGTCTCCGCGCCCGTTCCCCCGGCCCTTCCCCCGACCGTTGCCCCGGTCCTCGTCCCGGTCCTCGTCCCGGTCGTCCGCCTCGTCTTCCCGTTCCTGCCTCTCGCGCTCGGCGGCGGCACGCAACCACTCCTCGACCTCGGCCCATCCGTCGTCCACCGGCTGCTGCACGACAGGCGGGGCCGGTAGGGGGGCGGCCACCGGCGGCTGGGCGGGAACAGGCGTCGCGGGAACAGGCGTCGCGGGAACAGGCGTCGCGGGGACGGTAGCTGCGAGGGCCGGCGCAGGGGTCCGTGCCGGCGCAGGCGCCCGGGCGGGCCCGGGCGCCTGCGGGGGCTCGGGAGCCGGAGGCGGCGGCGGCGGGGGCGGGATCGGGATCGGAAGCTGCGCCAGGCGCAACTCCCGGCCGTCGAGCACTCGACCGTCGGCGGCCGCGGTCGCATGCCAGGCAGCCCACTGCAGCGGGTCGGACAGCGACGCGCGGACCTCGCTCGCCGTCCCGCGTGGCAGGTGCAGGAAGACGGCCCGTCCGATGGCGGCCGACGCGGCGACGTCGCAGGCGGCCGTGCGGAGGAAGTTCTTGCCGGCGGCGCAGTCCACCCGCTCGTCCACCGCCCGGGAGACCGCCTCGACGACGTCGGCGAACGCCGCGATCGACGCCTCGGCCTGCGGGGCGTCGCCGTCCGGCAGGAAACGGGCCAGGGTTTCCACCACCGCGGGTGCCGCCGCGGCCGCCAGCGGCTCGACCGCGAGCTCCGCCGCTGCCGCACCCAACGGCCAGCGGACGACGTCGCCAGGCATGAGCAGGGTGCCGGTGCTGACCATCCGGGAGAGCACGCCCGCGACGGTGGAGTCGTCCCGGTGGACGACGAGAGGGAACCCGAGGTTGCCGCCGGCTCGCACCACCACAGGGACGTCGAGGGAGTTGCGCACGCTGAGCGAGGTCGGGTCGGCGCACGCGTCGAGGACGAACGTGGCCGGGACGCCGCCTCGGGAGGTGTCGAGGGTGCAGAGTTCGAGTGCCGGCCCCGCGGTCGCCGGAGCCGGGGCCCAGGTCTGCAGGACGCCCACCGCGACCACGCCCGCCAGGACGACCGGGAGACGCCTCACGTCGGGAACCCGCACGCCGGCTGGACGAGTGTGCCCAGCTCGTCGAGGCCGGCGCTGATGTCGTCGCGGACCGCCTCGGTCAGTCCCTGGTCACGAGCCGCGGTCAGGGCCGCCACCAGCTCGCCCACCGCATCGTCGAGTGCGGGCCGGACGTCGTCGAGCACTGCCCGGAGCTCGTCGATGGCGGCGGTGAGGTCGACCTCCGCCTCGACGTTCCCCGGGTCACCGGCCAGCAGCCCGACGGCCGTGGGGATGCCCGGGAGAGCCGTCGACCCGGCGAGACGGGCACAGTAGGGCGGGGCGCCCGCGACGCCGGCGTACGACGGCACCGCCACGTCGCCGCGGTGCGACACGGGCATCTCGGCGACCGACTGCGTGCACCCTGCGGACGCGGCCGCCAGAAGAATGGTCAGGCGGAGCCACGTGGGCCTGCGGGTGACCATGAGCGCAACGTAAGGGCGCGACCGCGCGGACCCAACGCGCGTCACCCGGCCGGGCTAATGGACGGTGCCCGGCATAACGGGGCGTCAGCGAGTGGTCGCCGTTCCGGACCCGGATCATGGCGAGCCGGCTCAGCGGTCGTGCGGAACCCGCTCCGGCCGGACGTAGTCGCCCAGGGCGTGCACCCGCCAGCCACCGAGGCGGGGGCGGCGCACGAGGGTCGCGATGAGGATGTCGCCGACGAGGACCGTGTCCGAGGGGACGCGATGCATCTCCCCCGCGTCGCGCAGGTACCGGACGTAGACGACGTCCGGGTCGTCCACGGAGGGCGTCGCCTCGTGCGCCATGCCGTACCCGGGCAGCAGGGCGGCGGCCCTGGTGAAGTCGCCCCACCCGGGCCAGCTCTCCGGGGTGACGACGACGCTGAGGATGGTCAGGTCAGGGCCGTCCGGTTCGGTCACCGCCGTCCAGAAGACCGCACCGACGGTCACCGGGTTGTCGGGACCGGGCGGGCCCGCCGCCACGAGCGCCTCGACCTCGGACGTCGGGTGCGGTGGGGGCGGCAGGTCCTCGGGCGGCAGCTGGGCCATTTCGCCAGGATCCCCCCGGGTCGCCGTGGCGGAACGCGTGGCCGTCCGCGGCGCGACGTTCAGCCGTCGACGTAGCGGTCCCGCTCGACGACGAACTGGCCGGTCGCGGTGTTGGCGTCGACGAACTCCGGCAGCAGTGGGATCCGCACGGTCACCGTGACGCAGACGGAGAACTCCTCCCCCGGCGTCAGCGTCGGCGAGTAGCCGCCCGCCGCGTCGCAGTCGGCGCCCGCCGGCGCGTAAGCCAGCCGCAGGTCGGTGACGTCGACCGACTGGTCCTCGACGGCGAGTTCCGCCGCCCGCAGTGCCCGCTCCTGACCGGTTCCCGGGTCCGGCGCGGTCGCTATCGCCCGGCCGGCCTCCCGGGCCGCCGCGGTGGACGCGAAGACGCCGCGCTGCACCGCCGAGAACCCGGCGACGATGTAGATCAGCGGCACGAAGACGACCAGCGCGATGAAGACGAACTCGACGAGCGCTGACCCGTCCTCACCGGCCAGCCGGCGGCGCAGCCACGTCACGCCGCCTCCTTGACCGCGCGGCCGGTGACTTCCAGCGGCAGCAGGTTGCCCAGCACCGCCAGCAGCGACGGCACCGCACCGGTGCAGCGGACCACCACCAGGGTCAGCCCGCTCGGGTCCACCTCCTCGGCCGACGTGCAGGCGAGCCCCTCGGCCGTCTGCACCGACGTCGCCCGCGCGACCACCTCGACCGTCCGCGGCGCCCCGGCAGAGGAGTCGACGTCGGCGTTGGCGGCATAGCGGGCGCCGTCCTGCGCGCTCGCCGTCACCACGTTGCGCACGTGCACGTAGACCGCCACCTGCAGCACCGCGAGCAGCAGGGCCACGATCAGCATCGAGACCATGACGAAGTCGACGACGGCGCTGCCCCGCTCGCCGTCGTCCCCGTCCGTGTGGTGATGGAACGGCCTCGCTGCAGGGAACCGCCGCGAGCGTGCGAGCGGTGGGGGGCAGTGAGGTCCTTCGTCAGCCACCGGTCGTGACGGAGGTGAGCGCGTTGGTCACCGCGTCCACGATCGCCTCGCGGAACGGGATGAGGATGGCGAGCACGAGCGCCGCCGTCATCACCGTGATCATGACCCAGCCCGGGACGTCGCCCCGCTCGGGATCCTCGCCCTTCACCCGTGCCGCGAGCGCGGTCAGTGCGGAGGTGAGGTACCTGTGGGCGCGCATTCGGCGTCCTTCCTGTCGGTCCCGCGGGCTCATCGGGCCAGCGAGACGATGCTGATCAGCCCCGGGAACAGGGCGAAGAGAACGGTGACCGGCAGGACCAGGAAGACGACCGGCACCGCAATTGCCAGGCTTCCCCCGTGCCCCACACCAAGCGACTTCCCCGCGGTCTCTGTGCCGTGTGCCGCACCGTCCGGCCGGTGAAGACCGACGGCACGCTGCGGACGCACGCTGACCCGGCGAACACCGTGCGCCGCTGCATGGGCTCCGGGTGGGCGCCGATCGACCCGAACACGGGGCGCGCCATCGACCCGGCGAACCCGCCCACCCCACAGACTCCGTCTCCGCCGACCGGCTGAGGCGAGGCACACCCCTCGCCGGTGAGCGATCACCGGGCAGAGGGACGTACGGTACGAAGGCGTCGCGGTACAGGCCGTGACGAAGGCGGCCCCGGCTGGCGCGTGAACGCCAGACCGAGGCCTTGATCCCTCACCATCCTCAGAAAGGCGAGAGACCCATGATCAACACTATCGAGCGCCCGTGCCACCAGTACCGCATCTTCGGTGTGGACATCATCGAACTGCCGAGCGGGCTCCACGGCCGCGACTGGACGATCTTCCGGGAAGCGAACATCATCGGGATTCGCGTTGGCATGTCCGAGCAGGAGCGCAGGCGCGCACTGGCCGAAGCGCTGACCGAGATGGTCAAGCCCACGAGCTGACCCGGCGGCACACGGACAGGACCCCCACCCGAGGCCCCGGGCTGGGGGTCCTGTCGCGTCAGGCGGCCATGGGACGAGCGAGTGCGAGGCGTTGCGCCCGGTCCAGCCCGCCCCAGATGCCGTCCCGCTCGTCGGCGGCCAGGGCGAAGGCCAGGCACTCGACGCGGGCCGGGCAATCTGCGCAGCAGCGCACCGCGAGCGCGACGTCGTCCGGGTCGTCGCCGTGGGCCGGCCACCACGCGGCCGGGTCGCCTTCCTCGCATGGTGCGGGACCATCCACCGCCAGCACCGCGGCCAGCGCAGACCACGCCGCCTGCGTCGCCGAGGGGATGCCGCAGACCTGCCCGAGCCGGGCTTCACACTGAGCCACATCGCGATTACGTCACGGGAGGAAGCCGGGGCGGTAGAGGCGCGCCGGAGGTGGCCCCTTCCGGTACGGTGCCGTCCACCTACGAGAACGAGGTGCTCATGCGGAAGCTCCTGGCCCTGTGCGCCGCACTGGCGGCCCTCACGGCTTGCGGCGGAGGAGAGGCCGCGGAAACGCAGGCGGATGCCTCTTCGGAAACCACCGCCGCGTCGGCCACTCGGACGACGCCGCCGAAGGCCACTCGGACGACGCCCACGCCGGCCCCCTCCACGTTCACCATGTCGCCGGAGGACGAGGCGGGCTTCGTCGCGACGGTCACAGCGCAGACCATCGCGGAGAGTGGCGATGCGCTATCGGCGCAGCTCGTCAAGTCGAACATGCTGGTCGAGGCGCAGACAGACTTCCGATTCGATCAGCCGGCCCGGACCCTGGTACTCGCAGTGACGTCCACCTACAGCACCGACAGGTACGTGCCTGAGCTGGCCTACGACCTGGCGACCAGCTTCGCGCCGGTCTTCTGGGGTCCGGAGGTGCCGGACTCGATCCGGCCCGAGTCGCTGGTCCTCTTCTCGGTCACGGTGGACGATGCGTCGTTCCTCTGCAATGGGCCCGACGATGGCCGCGCTGTCCGACCGCGAGCTGAGCGAGGAGATGTTCGTCCAGCAGTGCGTCGCCTAGGCCTGGAGACGACAGAACGGCCCCCGTCCGCCCGGAGTAGCCGGTACGGGTGGGGCCCCTGAGCGGTGAGTCACGACCTTGGGCCACGACCGGGTGAACCCCGTCCTCTGATCAGGCGACGCATCGGCGCGATGATCACCGAGGGTGAGGGCAAGTCTGCAAGATCCTTCCCGTGACGCTCGCCCGAAAGCTGCTCGCCTCGCTGACCACCATCGCCGCTGCGGCCGGCCTGATGGCGTTCGGCACGTTGGGCGCCTTCGAGGACACGCAGGACTACTTCCCGGCCTCGGGTCGTCGCAGATCGCTGACACGGATCGTTCAGCTTCCCGACGGCGGTCGAGGTTCCTCGAGCTTGCGTCGCATGCGGGAGCCGGGTTCCTCGGCCTCGAACACCATCCGGGCGCGGGACTCGTAGAAGGCGAGCCGGGCAACCTGGTCGGGTTCGGCCTTCCTCTTCAGCGCGACTGCGAGCTTCGCCGAGGTGAAGATCCAGTCGGCGA from Blastococcus colisei harbors:
- a CDS encoding TadE/TadG family type IV pilus assembly protein, which codes for MTWLRRRLAGEDGSALVEFVFIALVVFVPLIYIVAGFSAVQRGVFASTAAAREAGRAIATAPDPGTGQERALRAAELAVEDQSVDVTDLRLAYAPAGADCDAAGGYSPTLTPGEEFSVCVTVTVRIPLLPEFVDANTATGQFVVERDRYVDG
- the prfB gene encoding peptide chain release factor 2; its protein translation is MAADFSVVLDELNTTLKSIEAVLRIDDMRNEIADLEQQAAAPDLWNDVEAAQALTSRLSYLQGDLRRVEELRSRLDDVALMHEMAEEEGDEATTAETERELASIRTVIDELEVRTLLNGEYDSREALVTIRSEAGGVDAADFAEMLMRMYLRWAERHKYPTEVYDVSYAEEAGIKSATFAVKVPYAYGTLSVEQGTHRLVRISPFDNQGRRQTSFAGVEVLPVVEQTDHVDIPENEIRVDVFRSSGPGGQSVNTTDSAVRMTHIPTGIVVSCQNEKSQIQNRAAALRVLQARLLVVRQQEQKAEMDALKGEGSSWGNQMRSYVLHPYQMVKDLRTEQETGNTAAVLDGEIDAFIESGIRWRRQQETVDAP
- the ftsE gene encoding cell division ATP-binding protein FtsE — protein: MIELQHVTKLYPASGRPALDDVSTEIDKGEFVFLIGSSGSGKSTFLRLLLKEDTPTSGNVIVNGKTLNTMSKWQVPKLRRTMGCVFQDFRLLRDRTVAQNVAFALEVINKPSRTIKRVVPEVLEMVGLEGKAHRLPSELSGGEQQRVAIARAFVNRPLVLLADEPTGNLDPETSEGIMLLLERINRTGTTVIMATHDYHIVDSMRRRVIELNGGVLTRDQSRGVYGVGR
- the smpB gene encoding SsrA-binding protein SmpB; the encoded protein is MPREQGRKFIAQNKKARHDYSILDTYEVGLALTGTEVKSLRAGRASLVDGFASIDDGEVWLQHVHIPEYAQGTWTNHAPRRKRKVLMHRAEIDKLLGKIKEGGLTLVPLDLYFKDGKVKATLALAKGKKSYDKRQDLAERDSRREMQKAFGRYVKGRR
- a CDS encoding DUF6343 family protein, encoding MTDPQKPRSQPEYERGLPDYHDPTAGFAGARPAQSALTLRLVLAVFGLVVCIAGGLAWLATDLPTWPGVVLLVLGAVAAVDIVVIVRRKARGEPG
- a CDS encoding putative bifunctional diguanylate cyclase/phosphodiesterase, which produces MRRDGPGKPELPLDVHRHAGASDRDAVLVEAVLDAVPSPTCLLDPEGRMLLGNQAWTTRSRTYADLRFQVGIGANYYDMALSLRDDAVSRAMVASLQELARGERDEVSLDYSFPHPLGGTRWFHVHGSRVDQAGHVVVTHTDITSRVQAEQAATWRARHDHLTELPNRAHLHELIDAELRNPDLTPVAVLFLDVDGFKDVNDSLGHELGDQLLRQLADRLIAGTRGQDTVGRLGGDEFVVLCRDCDADGAEILAQRCQAIFEQPFELAGRSVRLSASIGIAGAGSPRPAMVRSTDLVRDADLAMYAAKAAGRNRIHVFSADLRTAVQRKVQLAGELRDAIDGNQLVLHYQPVLDLPSGEVAGAEALVRWQHPERGLVGPCEFIPVAEQSELIGPLTRWVLGEATRQAAEWVRRGFPLLWGVNISPAALAAGTLVRDVAEALAASGLAPEHLIVELTESCVAEDAERAAAQLAALRRSGVEVAIDDFGTGYSSLGQLVNIPAGVLKIDRSLVVGAPDRPSQSTAAIAAVVGLARACGMRSLAEGVETAEQLALATELGCTYAQGFHIASPMPAEQLTSWLATRRSARAGRAALGSATAAAPRR
- a CDS encoding WhiB family transcriptional regulator, whose translation is MAQCEARLGQVCGIPSATQAAWSALAAVLAVDGPAPCEEGDPAAWWPAHGDDPDDVALAVRCCADCPARVECLAFALAADERDGIWGGLDRAQRLALARPMAA
- a CDS encoding TadE/TadG family type IV pilus assembly protein, with protein sequence MADEGPHCPPPLARSRRFPAARPFHHHTDGDDGERGSAVVDFVMVSMLIVALLLAVLQVAVYVHVRNVVTASAQDGARYAANADVDSSAGAPRTVEVVARATSVQTAEGLACTSAEEVDPSGLTLVVVRCTGAVPSLLAVLGNLLPLEVTGRAVKEAA
- the ftsX gene encoding permease-like cell division protein FtsX; amino-acid sequence: MRVNFVLSEVATGLRRNLTMTVAMILTTAISLGLMGTGLLIASMINEMKEIYYDKVQVSIFLADDVTDEQRSAIESQLESSPEVQSFLYESKEEAYERFRQQFSQQPELVENTPADALPESFRVELVNPERYAVIAAEFPNGQNGVDKVADEGDFLDRLFGLLNGARNATIAVAVVQALAALLLISNTIQLAAFNRRNETNIMRLVGASRWYTQLPFILEAALAGLVGGLLAVGGLVLTKVMFVDRTLAGPIKAGIITGIDWDQIAVTGAIITAAGVGLAGIAAYVTLRLYVRL
- a CDS encoding conjugal transfer protein TraF, with translation MVTRRPTWLRLTILLAAASAGCTQSVAEMPVSHRGDVAVPSYAGVAGAPPYCARLAGSTALPGIPTAVGLLAGDPGNVEAEVDLTAAIDELRAVLDDVRPALDDAVGELVAALTAARDQGLTEAVRDDISAGLDELGTLVQPACGFPT
- the cutA gene encoding divalent-cation tolerance protein CutA translates to MDEECCEVVVTAADAAWLAGFTRTLVEERLAACGHLLDAIRSVYRWQGKVEDEPEARVALHTRLSLVPAITARAVELHPYEVPCVIAMPLLAGNPAYLRWITEETRSP